From Pseudomonadota bacterium, a single genomic window includes:
- a CDS encoding ammonium transporter: MNTGDTAFILAAAGLVLLMTPGLALFYAGMVRSKNVLGTILQSFIMISLISIEWVYLGYTMSFGPDVGGIVGDLSWFALKGVTTEPSAVYATTIPQMVFMIYQCMFAIITPALITGAFAERVRFAPFLVFSLAWAVFVYNPVCHWIWGSGGWLGARGVLDFAGGLVVHLTCGAAALAAVMVIGPRRKFGATNLMPHNLPMTLLGTGLLWFGWFGFNGGSALAADRIAATAFTSTHLGGMAGMAMWVLVEWIKTGKPTTLGAASGAIAGLATITPAAGFVGPNSAIIIGLAAGFCCYQAVSLKNRLGFDDSLDVVGIHGLGGVIGTILLGVFASKTVNPNGADGLLAGNSDFLLTQIFGILVVGVYAFLVSWGLCKLIHATLGLRVSEESEVQGLDLSEHNETAYSS, translated from the coding sequence ATGAATACCGGAGATACCGCATTTATTCTCGCCGCAGCAGGATTGGTGCTGCTGATGACCCCTGGCCTGGCCTTGTTTTACGCAGGTATGGTCAGGAGCAAGAACGTGCTCGGCACTATCCTGCAGAGCTTTATCATGATCTCACTGATCAGCATTGAGTGGGTTTATCTGGGCTACACAATGTCCTTCGGACCTGATGTTGGCGGCATAGTCGGAGATCTTTCCTGGTTTGCCCTGAAAGGAGTGACAACTGAACCCAGTGCTGTTTACGCCACAACCATTCCTCAGATGGTATTTATGATCTACCAATGTATGTTTGCCATCATAACCCCCGCACTCATCACCGGGGCATTTGCCGAGAGAGTCCGTTTTGCCCCCTTCCTGGTCTTCAGTCTGGCATGGGCGGTGTTTGTTTACAATCCGGTATGCCACTGGATTTGGGGTTCGGGCGGCTGGCTTGGTGCCAGAGGGGTACTTGATTTTGCCGGCGGACTGGTAGTGCACCTTACCTGCGGCGCGGCAGCGCTCGCCGCAGTGATGGTCATCGGTCCCCGCAGAAAGTTCGGCGCCACCAACTTAATGCCCCATAATCTGCCGATGACCTTGCTGGGTACCGGACTTCTCTGGTTCGGCTGGTTCGGATTTAATGGCGGCAGCGCTCTTGCTGCCGACAGAATAGCCGCAACCGCCTTTACCTCAACCCACCTCGGCGGCATGGCGGGCATGGCGATGTGGGTCTTGGTTGAATGGATTAAAACCGGCAAACCAACCACTCTGGGAGCTGCTTCAGGGGCGATCGCCGGACTCGCGACGATCACTCCTGCCGCCGGTTTTGTCGGCCCGAATTCCGCGATTATTATCGGCCTTGCCGCTGGTTTCTGCTGTTATCAGGCGGTGTCACTGAAAAACCGGCTCGGCTTTGACGACAGTCTTGATGTGGTGGGAATCCATGGCTTAGGGGGTGTTATCGGGACCATCCTCCTCGGGGTTTTCGCCTCCAAAACGGTCAACCCGAATGGAGCCGATGGGCTGCTGGCCGGAAACAGCGATTTTCTCCTCACCCAGATCTTCGGTATCCTGGTGGTTGGGGTGTATGCCTTTCTGGTAAGCTGGGGCCTCTGCAAACTGATCCATGCAACTCTGGGGCTCAGAGTTTCTGAAGAGAGCGAGGTTCAGGGTCTTGACCTCAGCGAACACAATGAAACCGCATACAGCTCATAA
- a CDS encoding ammonium transporter, with the protein MINTGDTAFMMVATALVMLMTPGLALFYGGMVRSKNVLSTIMQSFICLGLITIIWVLYGYTLSFGPDIGGFIGGLKWLGLKGIGLAPGQYAASIPDLLFVAFQMMFAIITPALITGAFAERIKFSAFLLFTLLWSTLVYFPVCHWVWGGGWLGSHGALDFAGGTVIHINSGAAALVCALVLGKRKGWGRESFHPHNLGMTVLGAGILWFGWFGFNAGSALSAGETAVLAFFTTQVATAAAALSWVLAEWKVQGKPTTLGAASGAVAGLVAITPGAGFVSPMAAIAIGLVGGALCYFAVIAKAKIGYDDALDVVGVHGVGGLWGALATGVFASVGATGLFTGNPGQVWIQLYGAVATIAYSMIVTWIILKVVGALTGGLRVSEEDENQGLDLSQHSETGYSL; encoded by the coding sequence ATGATCAATACAGGTGACACCGCTTTCATGATGGTGGCAACAGCCCTGGTCATGCTGATGACCCCGGGACTTGCCCTTTTTTACGGAGGCATGGTCAGGTCAAAGAATGTGCTTTCGACAATTATGCAAAGTTTTATCTGCCTGGGACTGATAACCATTATCTGGGTTCTGTACGGATACACCCTATCTTTCGGCCCGGACATCGGAGGATTTATCGGCGGGCTGAAATGGCTGGGCCTGAAAGGCATCGGTCTTGCTCCCGGCCAATATGCAGCTTCAATACCAGACCTCCTTTTCGTGGCGTTCCAGATGATGTTTGCAATCATCACCCCAGCCTTGATCACCGGCGCCTTTGCCGAAAGAATTAAATTTTCAGCCTTTCTTCTATTTACCCTTCTCTGGTCAACTCTGGTTTACTTCCCCGTATGTCACTGGGTCTGGGGCGGTGGCTGGCTCGGCAGCCACGGAGCGCTGGACTTTGCCGGAGGCACCGTAATCCACATCAATTCAGGAGCAGCGGCTCTGGTCTGCGCCCTGGTTCTCGGCAAAAGAAAAGGATGGGGCCGGGAATCATTTCACCCCCACAATCTTGGGATGACAGTGCTGGGCGCCGGAATCCTCTGGTTCGGCTGGTTCGGATTTAATGCCGGCTCCGCACTTTCCGCCGGAGAAACCGCAGTCCTTGCCTTTTTCACAACCCAGGTCGCAACCGCTGCTGCCGCACTCTCCTGGGTCCTTGCAGAATGGAAAGTCCAGGGGAAACCAACCACCCTTGGGGCCGCATCAGGGGCCGTTGCCGGCCTGGTTGCGATTACCCCCGGCGCTGGATTTGTCAGCCCCATGGCTGCAATTGCCATTGGCCTAGTGGGCGGCGCTCTTTGCTACTTTGCCGTAATCGCCAAAGCCAAGATCGGCTACGATGATGCGCTTGATGTTGTAGGCGTACATGGCGTCGGAGGACTCTGGGGCGCCCTTGCCACCGGGGTCTTCGCCTCGGTTGGCGCCACAGGGCTTTTTACCGGAAATCCCGGCCAGGTATGGATTCAGCTGTACGGCGCCGTTGCCACCATTGCTTATTCGATGATCGTCACCTGGATCATCCTGAAAGTAGTCGGGGCGTTAACCGGCGGCCTCAGGGTCTCCGAAGAAGATGAAAACCAGGGTCTTGATCTGAGTCAGCATAGCGAAACTGGATACTCCTTATAG